ACGCGGCGAGGAGGTCGGGGAAGTCGTGCGTGAAGCCCAGCGCGTGGACGGTTGCCCCGCCGATCCGCGTGACCCCCCGCCCCCGCGCCCCCGCGAGCACCAGGACCTGCACCCGCCGCCCCAGGTTCGCCACCTCGGCCAGCACCCGCCCGAGCGCCCGGTACGTCCCCGTGCCGCCCCCCGACACCAGGATCAGGGGTTCGTCCGCCCGGAGCCCGTGCCGCTCCCGCAGGGCCGCCCGGTCCGCCCCGATCAGCTCGCGGAATCTCGGTGAGATGGGGATGCCGGTGACGGTCACGTCGTCCCCGCGAATCCGCCAGCGGCCCATCTGCTCGCGGGCCTCCTCGGTGGGCACCATCAGGAGTTCGGCCTCGGGCCGCGCCCAGTGATGGTGGATGCGGTAGTCGGTGACGACGAGGGCGTTCAGGAAGTCCGTGCCCAGCCGCGTGCGGGCGGTGTGGGCGAGCGCCACGGGCGTGGGGTAGCTGCTCACGACCACCTCGGGGCGCACCTCGCGCACGTCGCGCAGCATCCCGCGCAGGCCCAGCCAGCCGAAGGTGCCCGTCAGCGCCCGGGGCTCGGTCTCGCGGTCGGTCCACTCGTAAAAGGCCCGGTACATCCCCGGCGCGTAGCGCAGCCACGCCGCGTAGGTGCCCGCCGTGACCGCCCGCTCGAAGGGCGTGAGGTACGCGATGAAATCCGCGTGCCGCGCCTCCAGGTCAACCCCCGCCCCCCGCAGCGCCCGGTCGAGCGCGTCGTTCGCCTGGTGGTGCCCGCTCCCGAACGAGGCCGAGAGGATCAGGGCGCGCAGCCCGGCGGGGGAGGGCAGGAGGCGGGGCGCGGAGCGCGGCGGCTGTTCCTGCGTCCCGCGCCCCGCCTCCCGCGCACCCTCCTTCACGCGCGCCTCAGCAGCCATAGCCCCGTCCCCGCGAAGACCACGTTCGCCAGCCACACCCCGACTTCCGGCAGGCCCGGCAGGTTTCCCGCCACCGTCAGCCCCACGAAGAACAGCAGGTAGTACGCGACCGCGATCATCAGGGCGATGCCCAGGCTGACTCCCAGCGTTCGCCCATAGCGCAGCGCGAAGGGCAGGGCGGCGAGGGCCAGCACGAGATTCCCGAAAGGGAGCGCCAGCTTGCGGTTGAGGCCCAGCCTCGCGTCCTGCCGCTCGCCCTCGGGCACGCCGGGCGCGGTGAGGGCCGTGACCAGTTCCGGCCACCCCTGCGAGTCCGCCCCGATGGCGTCCGCGTACTGGGCGAAGGTCTCCTGCCGCGAGAGCCCGGTGTCGAGCGTCAGGGTATCCGTCGCTCGTTCGGGCAGGATCACGTTCGGGAAGACCTCCTGCACCGCCGTGCGGAAGGCTGCCGGGTCGTCTTCGGGCACCCGCGCGAGGTCCGCCACCGCCCCGTAGTTCACACTGAAGACCTGATACCCCGTCAGGCTCAGGACGTTGCCCTCGAAGATGCCCGCGTCCGCGAAGATCACCGTGCCGCGCCGGAGGTCGCCCGGCTGCCAGCGCTCGACCCGCACGCCGCTCATCTGGCGGGTGGCGCGGTCGTACCCTTGGAGCGAGAGGGTGAGCCCGCCCCGCAGGTCGAGCGTCTGCCCGGCGAGCCGCCCCAGCCCCGCGCCCGTCAGCACGTCCCAGTACAGGCCACGCGTCTCCACGTTCGCGCGGGGGGCAATCCACAGGCTCAGCCACACGGCAATCAACGTCACGATCCCCGCGACGACTGCCACGGGCCGCGCGACCCTCCCCAGCCCGATCCCGCCCGACTGCACCGCCACGAGTTCGCGCTCGGTGGCAAGGCGCCCGAAGGCCACCACGGTCATGAGCACGACCGCCATCGGGAAAATCTTGACGAGCGTGTCCGGCACCTGATACCCGATCCACTGCCCGATCCGCACCACGGGCACCCCGCGCAGCCACTGGCTGCTGATGAAGAAGTACCCGAAGCTCAGGATCGCGGTGAAGAGGAGCGTGCCCGCCAGCAGCGGCGGCAACAGCTCGCGGGTGACGTAGCGGGTGAGGCGGGTCACCGCGCGATCCCGGCGCGGCTTGTCGCGTGTGGCGCGTGGTTTGTGGAGGAGGGTGGGCCTTTCTCCACACGCCACAGGCCACAGGCCACAGGCCCCCTCACCCCTTCGCCACCGCGAACAGGATCGTCGCCTCCGCCGCCACCTGCCCGTCCACCTCGGCCCGGCAGGTCGTCTTGCCCAGGCCCCGGCGCAGGAAGTCGAGTTTGGCGTGGAGGTGGAGCTGGTCGCCCGGAATCACCTTGCGCCTGAACCGCGCCCCCTCCACCCCGGCGAGGTAGCCGACCGTGCCCGGCTCCAGCTCGCCGTGCAGGCAGAACATGCTCGCCTGGGCCAGCGCCTCCACGATCAGGACGCCCGGCATCACGGGTTCTTGCGGAAAGTGCCCCGGGAAGAAGGGCTCGTTCACGGTCACGTTCTTGAGGGCGTGGACCTCGCCGTTCCCGGCGCCCAGCACCCGGTCCACGAGCACGAAGGGGAAACGGTGGGGCAGGGTGCGCAGCACGTCTTGGATGAGCAGGGGTTTCATAGGTGGGTCTCCGGTGGGGCGTGAGAAGGGGCGGGAGCCGCGCTCAGCCCCCGGTGGGTCGGGCGGGGGGCTCAGCGGCGCAGGTAGTGGTCGCTCGACACCAGGCTGTCGCCGAGCACCGGGATCATCTCCAGCGCCATGCCTGTGCCGATGGCGACGGCCTCGACGGCGTTCTCCGCCACCCGGACGGGGATCTTCGTCGCCTGCTGGATGAGCCCATCGAAGTTCCGCAGCAGCGAGCCCCCGCCCGTCATCACGATCCCGTGGTCGAGGATGTCGCTCACGAGTTCGGGCGGGGTGATCTCCAGCACGCGCTTGACGCCCTCGACGATCTGGCTGACGGGCTCGCTCAGCGCCTCCACCACCTCGCGGGTGTCGAGCGTGATCGTCTTCGGCAGGCCGTTCACGAGGTCGCGGCCCCGCACCTCGGCGGTGAGGTTCTCGCCCTCGTCGAGGAGGGTGGCGGCCCCCACCTTGACCTTGATCTCCTCGGCGGTGCGCTCGCCCACCAAGACGTTGTGCTTGCGCCGCACATACCGGATGATGCTCTCGTCGAACTCGTCCCCGGCCACCCGCATCGACTCGCTGACGACGATGCCGCCCAGCGAGATCACCGCGATGTCGCTGCTGCCCCCGCCGATGTCCACGATCATGCTGCCCACCGGCTCGGCGATCTTGAGCCCCGCCCCGATGGCCGCCGCGAGCGGTTCCTCGATCAGGAAGGCCCGGCGGGCGTTGGCGTTGAGCGCCGCGCGCAGCACTGCCCGCCTTTCGACGTCGCTCACGTTGCTGGGGATGCCCACCATGAGCTGCGGCTTGAGGCCGAACATGCGCCCCGCCCCGCCCTGCACCTTTTGCAGGAACATGGTGATCATCCGCTCGGTGAGGAGTTCGTCGGCGATCACGCCGTCCTTGATCGGCCGCACGGCGACGATCCCGCCGGGCGTGCGCCCGATCATGCGGTAGGCCTCCTCGCCGACGGCCTTGACCTGCTTGCTGTCGCGGGTCATGGCGATCACGCTGGGTTCCTGGAGGACCAGGCCCCGGCTCTTGGTGTAGATCAGGAAGGTCGCGGTGCCCAGATCGATGCCGATGTCTTCAGAAAACCTCACGCCATGCCTCCGCTCAAAACGCCCCAATCGTAGCACGGGGCATGAATGGGCTCCGGAGCCGTGTCTGCGCCCTCAGCCCCTCGGTTTCAGGTAAGCCGCCAGCCCCGCGAGCAGGCTCGTCAGCAGCGTCAGGCCCACGGCGCGGCTGTAACTGGCGACCCCCTCCAGTCCCACCCGGGCACTCAGCACGCCCTCCACGCTCCCCAGCGAGCGCAGCCACAGCGGCGCGTTCGGGTTGAGCGTGGCGAAGACCCCCAGCGTCAGCGCGGCCAGAGCGAGCACCGCCAGCGCCAGCGCCACGACGAGAACCCACCTCAGAGCCCGCACCCTCGCTCCTGCCCCGCCGCCCGGATGGTCGCCGTCATCGCCGGGCATTGTAGAGCCGCCGCCTGAAAAGGACACCCGCCCCCCGGCGGTAGACTCCGCCCCGTGAGCGCCCCGCCCCTGCCCGCCCGCGTCCGCGTCACCCGGCCCCCCCTGCCCCTCGCCCCCGGCCTGAGGGCGGCGGCGGCGCGGCTGTGCCCGGACGCCCCGTTGGAGGCCTTGACGGGCGCGGCCCTCGCCGTCGCGGGCGGCGCGGTGATCGGTGCGGCGCTGAGGTGGGAGGGCGGCGAGGCCCTGGGCGTGGACCCGGGCTGGCGCGGGCGCGGCATCGAGGAGGCGCTGTCAGCCGCACTACACGACACCTAACGCCCGTTTGGTAGCGTGGGGGCATGACCACCACCGTCACCCCCCCGGAGTCCGGCCTGGGCTTCGCCCTCTCGGACGAGCAGCGGTTGATCGTCGGGCACGTCCGCGACTACTGCCGCGCCGAGATCGCCCCATTGAGTGCCGAGTACGACCGCAGCGGCGAGTACCCCTGGCCGCAACTGCGCGGCCTGGCCGAACTCGGCCTGCTGGGGGCGACCGTGCCCGAGACGTGGGGCGGGGCCGGGCTCGACGCCGTGACCTACGCCCTGTGCCTGGAGGAGATCGCCGCCGCCGACGCCTCGGTGGCCGTGATCGTCTCCGTGCAAAACGGCCTGCCGGAAAAGATGCTGCTGCGCTACGGCACCGACGCCCAGAAGGAGAAGTACCTGCGACCCCTCGCCATGGGCGAGCGCATCGGCGCGTTTTGCCTCACCGAGAGCGGGGCAGGCTCTGACGCGGCCAGCCTGCAACTCAAAGCCACCCGCGACGGGGACGGCTGGGTCCTGGACGGCGCCAAAGCCTGGATCACCTCGGGGGGTCAGGCCGACACCTACCTCGTCATGGCGCGTACGGGCGGCCCCGGCGCACGCGGGGTGAGCTGCTTCGTCGTCGAGAAGGACACCCCCGGCCTGAGCTTCGGCCGCCCCGAGGAGAAGCTGGGCCTGCACGCCGCGCACACGACCACCGTGACCTTCGAGGGGGTGCGCGTGCCCGCCGGGAACATGGTCGGCGAGGAGGGGCAGGGCCTGATCATCGCCCTGTCCAGCCTCGACTCGGGGCGGGTGGGCATCGCCATGCAGGCCCTCGGGATCGCCCGCGCGGCGCTGGAGCACGCCACCCGCTACGCCGCCGAGCGCGAGCAGTTCGGCAAGAGGCTCCGCGAGTTCGAGGGCGTCTCCTTCAAGATCGCCCGCATGGCCGCCCGCATCGAGGCCGCCCGCCTCGTCGCCCTCAAGGCCGCGTGGCTGGGAGAAAGGGGCCTGCCCCACGGCAAGGAGGCCAGCATCGCCAAGCTCCTCGCCTCGGAGACGGCCGTGGACGCCACCCGCGACGCCATTCAGATCTTCGGCGGCAACGGCTACAGCCGCGAGTATCCCGTCGAACGCCTCTACCGCGACGCCAAGGTCACCGAAATCTACGAGGGCACCAGCGAGATTCAGCAGCTCGTGATCAGCCGGGCGGTGTTCGGCGAAATCGTGGGCTGAGAGGAGCGGCGTACACCCGTTGTACGCTCTGGCCTGCCTCGACTGAACATCAGCCAGCTTCGCCAGAATTTGCGCGAAGCGGTAGAACAGGTCAAGGCCGGGAAGGAGATCGAGATCGTCCAGAACGGCGTGATCGTCGCCGCGCTTGTCCATCCCGAGCGGCTGCGTCCCCGCGTGATGACGCCGAACATCGCTGCTGCGGACGCTCTTGCCGTACAACTGGAAGCGGCGAGAAACCGGGTCCGCCGGGATGGTTTGAAGTTGTGCAGTGAGGGCACCCACCCTGAACGTGCCGAGGAACTGATCCAGGACGTTGATCAACAGAGAGTCGCGGGCGAGTGAAATACGCGCTCGACAGCGACGTTCTTGGTTGTGCCGCCAGTGAGGGCCAGCCGCTCGGCGATCCGGTTCGGCGACTTCCTCAGGAAGCCGAGTCGGAGATGCACGTCGGTTCCGTCCTCCTTCTCACGGAAGTGCTCGCCAACCCTCTGCGCGAGGGGAGGGCCACGGAGCTTCAGCTTCTCGGAAGCCTGCTGGCTGCGCTCAGTTTGCACGACATCACGCGCAGCACGGCCCTCCTCGCCACCCAGCTCGCCGCCGCCTACCGTCTCCGGGCCCCGGACGCCCTGCACCTCGCCTGCGCCGTAGAAGCTGGAGCGAGCGCCTTCCTCACCGCTAACCGCAAGGACTTCCGGCGGGGCGAGATTCTAGAACTGGGTGTGCTGTACCCGGAAAACCTTCAGCCCTTCACCGCCAGCGCCCGCAGCCGCACATAATCGGCCACCCAGTCCTGCCCGTTCCACAGGTGGGACCGGGCGAGTTGCTCGGCGCGGGTGAGGACCGCCCGCCGCTCATTGTCTCCCAGGGGCGCGAGCCAGCCTCCCGCGAAGCCCTCCAGCCAAGCCCGGAACCCGTCCGCGCCACTCAGCACCGAGGGTCGGTCGAAACGGTGCAGGCGCTCGACCCGGAATCCCGCCGCTTCGAGCAGGGTCGCCAACTCCGCCGGGCCGGGAAAGACCCAGGGGGGCTCCATTGCGGGCAGGCCCAGGTCGGCCAGCGCTCCCTCGACGGCCTCCCGCACGGCCAGGACGTTCCCGGCCCCGCCCATCTCCAGGGCCAGCCGCCCGCCGGGCCGCAGGGCCGCGTGCAGGTGGGCGAACACGGGCGGCAGGGGGTCCATCCAGTGCAGCGCCGCATTGCTGAACACGGCGTCGAACTCGGAGCGGAAGGGGAGGCGGTGGGCGTCCTCCACCACAAAGGTCACGCCGGGGTGCCGCTCCCGCGCCCCCGCGATCATGTCCGGCGAGGCGTCCACCCCCGTCACGACTGCGCCGCTCCCGGCGATCTGGGCGGTGAGTTCCCCCGTCCCGCACCCCAGGTCGAGGATATGGTCACCCGGCTGCGGCGCGAGCCAGCCTGTCACGAGGTCGCGGCTGGCCTCGAAGACGAAGGCGTGGCGGTCGCGGTAGTGGGCGGCCTGCCAGTGGTCGGGGGCGGGGGGATCGGTGGGATTCATGCGGCTCCTCGGGGAGGTCTGGGCGAGACCCGGCCCTCGGCTCCTCCCACCCCCCGGTTTTGAAGCCTGGAGTGCCCCGCGTCAACCCAGGATTTTCCGCTCGTCCCAGGCGAGGGCGGTCCTGATGCCCTCGTCGACGCTCGATTGCGGCCTCCAGCCCAGCAACTCCCACGCCCGCTCGACTCCGGCGTACGCCCCGCCGACGTCTCCGGGGCGGGGCGGGGCGGCCCGCAGGGGCAGCGGCTGACGGGACACACGCTCGAAGGCGGCGACGAGTTCCCTGACCGTGACGCCCTGGCCGGTGCCGAGGTTCACGGCCAGGTAGCGGTCGTTCAGGTCGCGCAGGCGGGCACGTTCGAGAACGGCGTCGAACTGCTCGACCGCCCGCACGTGGGCCAGGGCGAGGTCCCAGACGTGGATGTAGTCGCGCAGGCCGCTGCCGTCGCGGGTGGGCCAGTCCGTCCCGGTGACCTCGAAGACGGGCAGCCGTCCGCGCGCCGCCTCCACGATCCGGCCCAGGACGTGGGAGGGGGCCTCCACGTGCGACCCGCTGCGGAGCCCGGGGTCGGCGCCGATGGGATTGAAGTACCGCAGGGCGATCCCGCGCAGTTCGGTGGCGTGGCACAGGTCCTCCAGCACCATCTCCATCATGTATTTCGTGCGGGCGTAGGGGCTCCCGGGGCGCAGGGGGCTGTCCTCCGTGACGCGGAAGTCCGGCGAGGCGTCGTAGATGCTCGCGCTGGAGCTGAACACCACGCGCGTCTGCCCCAGCTCCACGAGGTTCTGGAACAGGTCCAGGCTCTTGGCGACGTTCTCCCGGTAGTAGCGGTACGGCTCGGCCACCGACTCGGGAACGACGATGAGCGCCGCGCAGTGGATCGTGCAACAGGTCTCCGGGTGCTCGTCCAGCAGCCGTTCGAGCAGCGGCCTGTCCGCGATGTCTCCCCGGTAGAACGCGCGGCCGCGTGTGAATTCCCGCCGACCCGTCACGAGCGAGTCGAGAATGACCGGTGTGTGACCGTGCTCCTCCAGCGCGGAACAGACCGTGCTGCCGATGTACCCCGCCCCACCCGTGACCAGGACCTTCATGAGCCGAACTTAACAGCCGTCTCAGGAGAGGCACATGCCCCCACTGGCGGGGTCACTGGGGTCTATTCGACAAAAAGAGGCGGGAAGGTGAGAAAAGGAAAACCCGCCGCGCCGTCTTGTGAATTTCTTCCGGCGAAAGGGACGGCTCTCCGAAGATCAGCGGCCCCCCATCGACGAAGGCGTAGCGCCCCCGTTATGGGCGGTCTGCCGGTCGGCGGTGGAGGGGGGTTGGGCTCATGTCGGTTGGGCGTGAGGCGAGACAAACCTCGTCTCCTAAGGAGCAGATGGCCCCAGGGGTCAGACACCCTCGAAGAATTCGCTGTCCACCCGCTTGAGCGCATAGGTCGTGTGGGTGACGACGCCGACGCCGTACTGGATCATCAGCTCGGCCAGTCTCGGTCCGTCGATCAGGATGATGTGGCCGAGGCGCTCGGCGGTTTCTCTGGCCCCATTGCTGAAGCCGGAGGTCGTCAGAAAAACGCCCTTGCTGGCCTTGTGGTAGCTGAGGCTCCCGGCGAAGGTCCGAATCTCCGGGCTATGCACCGTGT
This Deinococcus aestuarii DNA region includes the following protein-coding sequences:
- a CDS encoding MGDG synthase family glycosyltransferase, whose protein sequence is MRALILSASFGSGHHQANDALDRALRGAGVDLEARHADFIAYLTPFERAVTAGTYAAWLRYAPGMYRAFYEWTDRETEPRALTGTFGWLGLRGMLRDVREVRPEVVVSSYPTPVALAHTARTRLGTDFLNALVVTDYRIHHHWARPEAELLMVPTEEAREQMGRWRIRGDDVTVTGIPISPRFRELIGADRAALRERHGLRADEPLILVSGGGTGTYRALGRVLAEVANLGRRVQVLVLAGARGRGVTRIGGATVHALGFTHDFPDLLAASDLVVGKAGGLTVAEATTLGVPLVIHDPIPGQEEHNASYLVRHGAALWARGVAEVRPAILRALDPDEHARLSGGATAVSVPDAADRVARALLRKLGRT
- the galE gene encoding UDP-glucose 4-epimerase GalE, with translation MKVLVTGGAGYIGSTVCSALEEHGHTPVILDSLVTGRREFTRGRAFYRGDIADRPLLERLLDEHPETCCTIHCAALIVVPESVAEPYRYYRENVAKSLDLFQNLVELGQTRVVFSSSASIYDASPDFRVTEDSPLRPGSPYARTKYMMEMVLEDLCHATELRGIALRYFNPIGADPGLRSGSHVEAPSHVLGRIVEAARGRLPVFEVTGTDWPTRDGSGLRDYIHVWDLALAHVRAVEQFDAVLERARLRDLNDRYLAVNLGTGQGVTVRELVAAFERVSRQPLPLRAAPPRPGDVGGAYAGVERAWELLGWRPQSSVDEGIRTALAWDERKILG
- a CDS encoding acyl-CoA dehydrogenase, which codes for MTTTVTPPESGLGFALSDEQRLIVGHVRDYCRAEIAPLSAEYDRSGEYPWPQLRGLAELGLLGATVPETWGGAGLDAVTYALCLEEIAAADASVAVIVSVQNGLPEKMLLRYGTDAQKEKYLRPLAMGERIGAFCLTESGAGSDAASLQLKATRDGDGWVLDGAKAWITSGGQADTYLVMARTGGPGARGVSCFVVEKDTPGLSFGRPEEKLGLHAAHTTTVTFEGVRVPAGNMVGEEGQGLIIALSSLDSGRVGIAMQALGIARAALEHATRYAAEREQFGKRLREFEGVSFKIARMAARIEAARLVALKAAWLGERGLPHGKEASIAKLLASETAVDATRDAIQIFGGNGYSREYPVERLYRDAKVTEIYEGTSEIQQLVISRAVFGEIVG
- a CDS encoding methyltransferase domain-containing protein yields the protein MNPTDPPAPDHWQAAHYRDRHAFVFEASRDLVTGWLAPQPGDHILDLGCGTGELTAQIAGSGAVVTGVDASPDMIAGARERHPGVTFVVEDAHRLPFRSEFDAVFSNAALHWMDPLPPVFAHLHAALRPGGRLALEMGGAGNVLAVREAVEGALADLGLPAMEPPWVFPGPAELATLLEAAGFRVERLHRFDRPSVLSGADGFRAWLEGFAGGWLAPLGDNERRAVLTRAEQLARSHLWNGQDWVADYVRLRALAVKG
- a CDS encoding rod shape-determining protein codes for the protein MRFSEDIGIDLGTATFLIYTKSRGLVLQEPSVIAMTRDSKQVKAVGEEAYRMIGRTPGGIVAVRPIKDGVIADELLTERMITMFLQKVQGGAGRMFGLKPQLMVGIPSNVSDVERRAVLRAALNANARRAFLIEEPLAAAIGAGLKIAEPVGSMIVDIGGGSSDIAVISLGGIVVSESMRVAGDEFDESIIRYVRRKHNVLVGERTAEEIKVKVGAATLLDEGENLTAEVRGRDLVNGLPKTITLDTREVVEALSEPVSQIVEGVKRVLEITPPELVSDILDHGIVMTGGGSLLRNFDGLIQQATKIPVRVAENAVEAVAIGTGMALEMIPVLGDSLVSSDHYLRR
- a CDS encoding LptF/LptG family permease, whose product is MTRLTRYVTRELLPPLLAGTLLFTAILSFGYFFISSQWLRGVPVVRIGQWIGYQVPDTLVKIFPMAVVLMTVVAFGRLATERELVAVQSGGIGLGRVARPVAVVAGIVTLIAVWLSLWIAPRANVETRGLYWDVLTGAGLGRLAGQTLDLRGGLTLSLQGYDRATRQMSGVRVERWQPGDLRRGTVIFADAGIFEGNVLSLTGYQVFSVNYGAVADLARVPEDDPAAFRTAVQEVFPNVILPERATDTLTLDTGLSRQETFAQYADAIGADSQGWPELVTALTAPGVPEGERQDARLGLNRKLALPFGNLVLALAALPFALRYGRTLGVSLGIALMIAVAYYLLFFVGLTVAGNLPGLPEVGVWLANVVFAGTGLWLLRRA
- a CDS encoding type II toxin-antitoxin system prevent-host-death family antitoxin, translating into MSQLRQNLREAVEQVKAGKEIEIVQNGVIVAALVHPERLRPRVMTPNIAAADALAVQLEAARNRVRRDGLKLCSEGTHPERAEELIQDVDQQRVAGE
- the fabZ gene encoding 3-hydroxyacyl-ACP dehydratase FabZ, producing the protein MKPLLIQDVLRTLPHRFPFVLVDRVLGAGNGEVHALKNVTVNEPFFPGHFPQEPVMPGVLIVEALAQASMFCLHGELEPGTVGYLAGVEGARFRRKVIPGDQLHLHAKLDFLRRGLGKTTCRAEVDGQVAAEATILFAVAKG
- a CDS encoding type II toxin-antitoxin system VapC family toxin — protein: MKYALDSDVLGCAASEGQPLGDPVRRLPQEAESEMHVGSVLLLTEVLANPLREGRATELQLLGSLLAALSLHDITRSTALLATQLAAAYRLRAPDALHLACAVEAGASAFLTANRKDFRRGEILELGVLYPENLQPFTASARSRT